In a single window of the Cydia strobilella chromosome 13, ilCydStro3.1, whole genome shotgun sequence genome:
- the LOC134746634 gene encoding GATA zinc finger domain-containing protein 7-like isoform X3: MPCGLKFRWRKGKRHHSSKSSRSVTPDPPTPNTPSSVESFRPIPRTPPPPTRVGPPPSPPVPTHPIAPVAPEPSGPVRLIPCAVCGRTFLPESLAKHVKICEKTTVKKRKTFDSSRQRREGLPAANGVNTGTDLEQYLPKNFGLPENSPFLEKSPPNTAKATPKPKPQSTRTTIMKPAADLQKCPHCSRAFGMRAFERHVEWCADKAKILPAAPVQPPHVTDAKQRLNARTQYKAPLARGRRSSQSRDKSSQSRSASVESSRGVSPPPPRDCGDRRRRARASESMSSNDCNDEPSPHVPVIRNPRNSQNKSSGDANVKARQARLARDLSSSRLDDGYDPFVSAARQMKELLSSDTDTPKKMLNSSKDLTRTLPILRPARDKAPLSQLRTENSKMIKDTLNKTYQKTPTLQRMKSFGSTNNDNNTNTSSFGGRCSSFRLNRNNIKPSQKLNTTFTKSSKENISMTDKTNFNRNSSLNRSFSSYTTSNYSTPKPKDKIPKIATSMYHSFTRTTIKQPVKLDKIKRDEEEKKNFVNLDAILADDNSSMTDSNYIDPRLINENDNLPINVNTILNNPDIISSMESLLTTENLPSKFDSFSKTHIPNYELNGNIDSQIKAEKDKVNNNTDTNKLVAAPVDNLSAQYDKIMSSLEESIASKTLARDEESVFEEFDLEEFMTTFDEEIHKRKSENKRTCSSTTRVVKQSELNGSNRTSTFSSVSSTPRHVNPNSNGLSLTPVTNKPFNFSSNNIVSENLFPSSVKRSTSLLDSIHKKVSKTESGNTRHKSDQLEQDIMQSLKEFDKLYESEKNQINQSNRGIINYNAQVHNGTEKESRSKTQRKSGKSDSNSNGNYTPNGKSSNDSAYSRLVSLNRISPSKLTVCQKELNGPSSLERIPAGSDSSGSAKDEIRSVSSEEFLAMERSAELDEPIPQPEHAPFKQVENQVHEKRVSSLGSSRRGSWRPRADLSSSSSEASLHKAPQRLSRFCHECGSRFPVDTAKFCIECGVKRLAV; this comes from the exons ATGCCGTGTGGACTGAAATTTCGCTGGAGAAAAG GCAAGCGGCACCATTCTTCTAAGTCTTCACGTTCGGTGACGCCGGACCCGCCCACGCCAAACACGCCAAGCAGCGTCGAGTCCTTCCGGCCGATCccgcgcacgccgccgccgccgacccgCGTGGGGCCCCCGCCGTCCCCCCCGGTCCCCACTCACCCCATAGCCCCCGTGGCCCCTGAGCCCTCGGGGCCCGTCAGGCTAATCCCCTGCGCGGTATGCGGGAGGACCTTCTTACCGGAGTCGCTCGCCAAACATGTCAAAATATGCGAGAAGACGACTGTCAAGAAACGGAAGACATTCGACTCTTCCCGACAGAGACGAGAAG GGCTGCCAGCGGCGAATGGTGTTAATACCG GTACGGATTTGGAGCAGTACTTGCCAAAGAACTTTGGGTTGCCTGAGAACAGTCCGTTTTTGGAAAAGAGTCCGCCGAACACTGCCAAAGCGACGCCGAAGCCGAAACCGCAGTCCACCAGGACTACTATCATGAAG CCGGCAGCCGACCTCCAGAAGTGCCCGCACTGCAGCCGCGCGTTCGGCATGCGCGCCTTCGAGCGGCACGTAGAGTGGTGCGCCGACAAAGCTAAGATCCTCCCCGCCGCGCCCGTACAACCGCCGCACGTCACCGACGCGAAGCAGAGGCTTAATGCTCGCACCCAGTACAAAGCGCCGCTTGCGAGAGGCAGACG ATCGTCTCAAAGCCGCGACAAGTCGTCTCAGAGCCGCTCGGCGTCCGTGGAGTCGTCGCGCGGCgtgtcgccgccgccgccgagagACTGCGGCGACCGGCGACGCCGCGCCAGGGCTTCAG AATCCATGTCGAGCAATGATTGTAATGATGAACCGTCCCCGCACGTGCCAGTTATTAGAAACCCTAGAAACTCTCAAAATAAGTCTTCAGGCGATGCCAACGTTAAAGCGCGGCAAGCTAGATTAGCAAGAGATCTTAGCAGCTCCAG actgGACGATGGTTACGACCCATTTGTATCAGCCGCTAGGCAAATGAAAGAGCTCCTGTCTTCAGATACCGATACTCCTAAAAAGATGCTTAACTCTTCCAAAGACCTCACCCGCACTCTTCCCATCCTCCGTCCTGCCAGGGACAAAGCTCCATTATCACAACTTCGCACTGAAAATTCCAAAATGATAAAAGACACTCTTAACAAAACATACCAAAAAACTCCTACCCTGCAGAGAATGAAATCTTTTGGAAGCACGAACAACGATAATAACACTAACACTAGCAGTTTCGGGGGTAGATGTAGCTCTTTTAGACTTAACAGAAATAATATAAAGCCTAGTCAAAAACTGAACACAACCTTTACTAAATCGAGTAAAGAAAATATTAGCATGACAGACAAAACAAACTTCAACCGCAACAGCAGCCTTAATAGATCATTCTCAAGCTACACCACATCTAATTATAGTACTCCAAAACCAAAAGATAAAATCCCGAAGATTGCAACATCTATGTACCATAGCTTCACGCGAACTACTATAAAACAGCctgtaaaacttgacaaaatAAAGAGAGATgaagaagaaaagaaaaatttcGTAAACCTAGATGCAATCCTTGCAGACGATAATTCGTCCATGACCGACAGTAATTACATCGATCCTAGACTTATTAATGAAAATGATAACTTGCCCATTAATGTAAACACAATTCTAAACAATCCCGACATTATCAGTAGTATGGAGTCCCTTCTTACCACAGAAAACTTGCCTTCTAAATTTGATTCTTTCAGCAAAACACATATTCCTAATTATGAACTAAACGGTAATATTGATTCACAAATCAAAGCGGAAAAAGACAAAGTCAACAACAACACTGATACTAATAAGCTGGTTGCTGCCCCGGTAGACAATTTAAGTGCCCAATACGACAAAATTATGTCTTCTTTGGAAGAAAGCATTGCGTCTAAAACGTTAGCTAGGGATGAGGAGTCTGTCTTCGAGGAATTTGACCTCGAAGAATTCATGACTACTTTTGACGAAGAAATTCATAAAAGGAAATCTGAAAACAAAAGAACTTGTAGTTCTACCACTAGGGTTGTGAAGCAGTCAGAGCTAAACGGTAGCAATAGGACTTCAACTTTTAGTAGTGTTAGCTCCACTCCTAGACACGTAAACCCCAATAGTAACGGTCTCAGTCTTACCCCAGTTACCAACAAGCCTTTTAATTTTAGCAGTAACAATATCGTGAGCGAAAACCTCTTCCCATCCTCCGTCAAACGTTCCACTTCCCTCCTCGACTCCATCCACAAGAAGGTCTCGAAAACGGAAAGCGGGAACACGCGGCATAAATCCGACCAACTCGAACAAGACATTATGCAATCCTTGAAAGAGTTCGACAAGTTATACGAATCCGAGAAGAACCAAATTAACCAATCTAATAGAGGTATCATCAATTACAATGCGCAAGTACACAACGGAACGGAAAAGGAATCGCGGAGTAAAACGCAGCGGAAAAGTGGGAAATCTGATAGCAATTCCAACGGGAACTACACGCCAAATGGGAAATCCAGCAACGACTCAGCTTATAGCAGGTTAGTCAG CTTAAATAGAATATCTCCTTCGAAACTAACGGTATGTCAAAAGGAGTTAAACGGTCCTTCGTCGTTGGAGCGAATACCGGCGGGCTCGGACTCCAGCGGGAGTGCTAAAGACGAAATACGGTCCGTCTCCAGCGAGGAGTTCCTAGCGATGGAGCGGTCGGCGGAGCTGGACGAGCCCATACCGCAGCCGGAACACGCGCCGTTCAAACAAGTCGAAAACCAAGTCCATG AGAAGCGTGTAAGCTCCCTGGGGTCGTCGCGGCGCGGGTCGTGGCGGCCGCGCGCCGACCTGAGCTCGAGCAGCTCGGAGGCGTCGCTGCACAAGGCGCCGCAGCGGCTGTCACGCTTCTGCCACGAGTGCGGCAGCCGCTTCCCCGTCGACACCGCCAAGTTCTGCATCGAGTGCGGCGTCAAGCGGCTCGCCGTCTAG
- the LOC134746634 gene encoding GATA zinc finger domain-containing protein 7-like isoform X5, with product MLTLLVIQDVGKRHHSSKSSRSVTPDPPTPNTPSSVESFRPIPRTPPPPTRVGPPPSPPVPTHPIAPVAPEPSGPVRLIPCAVCGRTFLPESLAKHVKICEKTTVKKRKTFDSSRQRREGLPAANGVNTGTDLEQYLPKNFGLPENSPFLEKSPPNTAKATPKPKPQSTRTTIMKPAADLQKCPHCSRAFGMRAFERHVEWCADKAKILPAAPVQPPHVTDAKQRLNARTQYKAPLARGRRSSQSRDKSSQSRSASVESSRGVSPPPPRDCGDRRRRARASESMSSNDCNDEPSPHVPVIRNPRNSQNKSSGDANVKARQARLARDLSSSRLDDGYDPFVSAARQMKELLSSDTDTPKKMLNSSKDLTRTLPILRPARDKAPLSQLRTENSKMIKDTLNKTYQKTPTLQRMKSFGSTNNDNNTNTSSFGGRCSSFRLNRNNIKPSQKLNTTFTKSSKENISMTDKTNFNRNSSLNRSFSSYTTSNYSTPKPKDKIPKIATSMYHSFTRTTIKQPVKLDKIKRDEEEKKNFVNLDAILADDNSSMTDSNYIDPRLINENDNLPINVNTILNNPDIISSMESLLTTENLPSKFDSFSKTHIPNYELNGNIDSQIKAEKDKVNNNTDTNKLVAAPVDNLSAQYDKIMSSLEESIASKTLARDEESVFEEFDLEEFMTTFDEEIHKRKSENKRTCSSTTRVVKQSELNGSNRTSTFSSVSSTPRHVNPNSNGLSLTPVTNKPFNFSSNNIVSENLFPSSVKRSTSLLDSIHKKVSKTESGNTRHKSDQLEQDIMQSLKEFDKLYESEKNQINQSNRGIINYNAQVHNGTEKESRSKTQRKSGKSDSNSNGNYTPNGKSSNDSAYSRLVSLNRISPSKLTVCQKELNGPSSLERIPAGSDSSGSAKDEIRSVSSEEFLAMERSAELDEPIPQPEHAPFKQVENQVHEKRVSSLGSSRRGSWRPRADLSSSSSEASLHKAPQRLSRFCHECGSRFPVDTAKFCIECGVKRLAV from the exons ATGTTAACTTTGCTAGTGATTCAAGATGTTG GCAAGCGGCACCATTCTTCTAAGTCTTCACGTTCGGTGACGCCGGACCCGCCCACGCCAAACACGCCAAGCAGCGTCGAGTCCTTCCGGCCGATCccgcgcacgccgccgccgccgacccgCGTGGGGCCCCCGCCGTCCCCCCCGGTCCCCACTCACCCCATAGCCCCCGTGGCCCCTGAGCCCTCGGGGCCCGTCAGGCTAATCCCCTGCGCGGTATGCGGGAGGACCTTCTTACCGGAGTCGCTCGCCAAACATGTCAAAATATGCGAGAAGACGACTGTCAAGAAACGGAAGACATTCGACTCTTCCCGACAGAGACGAGAAG GGCTGCCAGCGGCGAATGGTGTTAATACCG GTACGGATTTGGAGCAGTACTTGCCAAAGAACTTTGGGTTGCCTGAGAACAGTCCGTTTTTGGAAAAGAGTCCGCCGAACACTGCCAAAGCGACGCCGAAGCCGAAACCGCAGTCCACCAGGACTACTATCATGAAG CCGGCAGCCGACCTCCAGAAGTGCCCGCACTGCAGCCGCGCGTTCGGCATGCGCGCCTTCGAGCGGCACGTAGAGTGGTGCGCCGACAAAGCTAAGATCCTCCCCGCCGCGCCCGTACAACCGCCGCACGTCACCGACGCGAAGCAGAGGCTTAATGCTCGCACCCAGTACAAAGCGCCGCTTGCGAGAGGCAGACG ATCGTCTCAAAGCCGCGACAAGTCGTCTCAGAGCCGCTCGGCGTCCGTGGAGTCGTCGCGCGGCgtgtcgccgccgccgccgagagACTGCGGCGACCGGCGACGCCGCGCCAGGGCTTCAG AATCCATGTCGAGCAATGATTGTAATGATGAACCGTCCCCGCACGTGCCAGTTATTAGAAACCCTAGAAACTCTCAAAATAAGTCTTCAGGCGATGCCAACGTTAAAGCGCGGCAAGCTAGATTAGCAAGAGATCTTAGCAGCTCCAG actgGACGATGGTTACGACCCATTTGTATCAGCCGCTAGGCAAATGAAAGAGCTCCTGTCTTCAGATACCGATACTCCTAAAAAGATGCTTAACTCTTCCAAAGACCTCACCCGCACTCTTCCCATCCTCCGTCCTGCCAGGGACAAAGCTCCATTATCACAACTTCGCACTGAAAATTCCAAAATGATAAAAGACACTCTTAACAAAACATACCAAAAAACTCCTACCCTGCAGAGAATGAAATCTTTTGGAAGCACGAACAACGATAATAACACTAACACTAGCAGTTTCGGGGGTAGATGTAGCTCTTTTAGACTTAACAGAAATAATATAAAGCCTAGTCAAAAACTGAACACAACCTTTACTAAATCGAGTAAAGAAAATATTAGCATGACAGACAAAACAAACTTCAACCGCAACAGCAGCCTTAATAGATCATTCTCAAGCTACACCACATCTAATTATAGTACTCCAAAACCAAAAGATAAAATCCCGAAGATTGCAACATCTATGTACCATAGCTTCACGCGAACTACTATAAAACAGCctgtaaaacttgacaaaatAAAGAGAGATgaagaagaaaagaaaaatttcGTAAACCTAGATGCAATCCTTGCAGACGATAATTCGTCCATGACCGACAGTAATTACATCGATCCTAGACTTATTAATGAAAATGATAACTTGCCCATTAATGTAAACACAATTCTAAACAATCCCGACATTATCAGTAGTATGGAGTCCCTTCTTACCACAGAAAACTTGCCTTCTAAATTTGATTCTTTCAGCAAAACACATATTCCTAATTATGAACTAAACGGTAATATTGATTCACAAATCAAAGCGGAAAAAGACAAAGTCAACAACAACACTGATACTAATAAGCTGGTTGCTGCCCCGGTAGACAATTTAAGTGCCCAATACGACAAAATTATGTCTTCTTTGGAAGAAAGCATTGCGTCTAAAACGTTAGCTAGGGATGAGGAGTCTGTCTTCGAGGAATTTGACCTCGAAGAATTCATGACTACTTTTGACGAAGAAATTCATAAAAGGAAATCTGAAAACAAAAGAACTTGTAGTTCTACCACTAGGGTTGTGAAGCAGTCAGAGCTAAACGGTAGCAATAGGACTTCAACTTTTAGTAGTGTTAGCTCCACTCCTAGACACGTAAACCCCAATAGTAACGGTCTCAGTCTTACCCCAGTTACCAACAAGCCTTTTAATTTTAGCAGTAACAATATCGTGAGCGAAAACCTCTTCCCATCCTCCGTCAAACGTTCCACTTCCCTCCTCGACTCCATCCACAAGAAGGTCTCGAAAACGGAAAGCGGGAACACGCGGCATAAATCCGACCAACTCGAACAAGACATTATGCAATCCTTGAAAGAGTTCGACAAGTTATACGAATCCGAGAAGAACCAAATTAACCAATCTAATAGAGGTATCATCAATTACAATGCGCAAGTACACAACGGAACGGAAAAGGAATCGCGGAGTAAAACGCAGCGGAAAAGTGGGAAATCTGATAGCAATTCCAACGGGAACTACACGCCAAATGGGAAATCCAGCAACGACTCAGCTTATAGCAGGTTAGTCAG CTTAAATAGAATATCTCCTTCGAAACTAACGGTATGTCAAAAGGAGTTAAACGGTCCTTCGTCGTTGGAGCGAATACCGGCGGGCTCGGACTCCAGCGGGAGTGCTAAAGACGAAATACGGTCCGTCTCCAGCGAGGAGTTCCTAGCGATGGAGCGGTCGGCGGAGCTGGACGAGCCCATACCGCAGCCGGAACACGCGCCGTTCAAACAAGTCGAAAACCAAGTCCATG AGAAGCGTGTAAGCTCCCTGGGGTCGTCGCGGCGCGGGTCGTGGCGGCCGCGCGCCGACCTGAGCTCGAGCAGCTCGGAGGCGTCGCTGCACAAGGCGCCGCAGCGGCTGTCACGCTTCTGCCACGAGTGCGGCAGCCGCTTCCCCGTCGACACCGCCAAGTTCTGCATCGAGTGCGGCGTCAAGCGGCTCGCCGTCTAG
- the LOC134746634 gene encoding GATA zinc finger domain-containing protein 7-like isoform X6: METNEGKRHHSSKSSRSVTPDPPTPNTPSSVESFRPIPRTPPPPTRVGPPPSPPVPTHPIAPVAPEPSGPVRLIPCAVCGRTFLPESLAKHVKICEKTTVKKRKTFDSSRQRREGLPAANGVNTGTDLEQYLPKNFGLPENSPFLEKSPPNTAKATPKPKPQSTRTTIMKPAADLQKCPHCSRAFGMRAFERHVEWCADKAKILPAAPVQPPHVTDAKQRLNARTQYKAPLARGRRSSQSRDKSSQSRSASVESSRGVSPPPPRDCGDRRRRARASESMSSNDCNDEPSPHVPVIRNPRNSQNKSSGDANVKARQARLARDLSSSRLDDGYDPFVSAARQMKELLSSDTDTPKKMLNSSKDLTRTLPILRPARDKAPLSQLRTENSKMIKDTLNKTYQKTPTLQRMKSFGSTNNDNNTNTSSFGGRCSSFRLNRNNIKPSQKLNTTFTKSSKENISMTDKTNFNRNSSLNRSFSSYTTSNYSTPKPKDKIPKIATSMYHSFTRTTIKQPVKLDKIKRDEEEKKNFVNLDAILADDNSSMTDSNYIDPRLINENDNLPINVNTILNNPDIISSMESLLTTENLPSKFDSFSKTHIPNYELNGNIDSQIKAEKDKVNNNTDTNKLVAAPVDNLSAQYDKIMSSLEESIASKTLARDEESVFEEFDLEEFMTTFDEEIHKRKSENKRTCSSTTRVVKQSELNGSNRTSTFSSVSSTPRHVNPNSNGLSLTPVTNKPFNFSSNNIVSENLFPSSVKRSTSLLDSIHKKVSKTESGNTRHKSDQLEQDIMQSLKEFDKLYESEKNQINQSNRGIINYNAQVHNGTEKESRSKTQRKSGKSDSNSNGNYTPNGKSSNDSAYSRLVSLNRISPSKLTVCQKELNGPSSLERIPAGSDSSGSAKDEIRSVSSEEFLAMERSAELDEPIPQPEHAPFKQVENQVHEKRVSSLGSSRRGSWRPRADLSSSSSEASLHKAPQRLSRFCHECGSRFPVDTAKFCIECGVKRLAV; the protein is encoded by the exons GCAAGCGGCACCATTCTTCTAAGTCTTCACGTTCGGTGACGCCGGACCCGCCCACGCCAAACACGCCAAGCAGCGTCGAGTCCTTCCGGCCGATCccgcgcacgccgccgccgccgacccgCGTGGGGCCCCCGCCGTCCCCCCCGGTCCCCACTCACCCCATAGCCCCCGTGGCCCCTGAGCCCTCGGGGCCCGTCAGGCTAATCCCCTGCGCGGTATGCGGGAGGACCTTCTTACCGGAGTCGCTCGCCAAACATGTCAAAATATGCGAGAAGACGACTGTCAAGAAACGGAAGACATTCGACTCTTCCCGACAGAGACGAGAAG GGCTGCCAGCGGCGAATGGTGTTAATACCG GTACGGATTTGGAGCAGTACTTGCCAAAGAACTTTGGGTTGCCTGAGAACAGTCCGTTTTTGGAAAAGAGTCCGCCGAACACTGCCAAAGCGACGCCGAAGCCGAAACCGCAGTCCACCAGGACTACTATCATGAAG CCGGCAGCCGACCTCCAGAAGTGCCCGCACTGCAGCCGCGCGTTCGGCATGCGCGCCTTCGAGCGGCACGTAGAGTGGTGCGCCGACAAAGCTAAGATCCTCCCCGCCGCGCCCGTACAACCGCCGCACGTCACCGACGCGAAGCAGAGGCTTAATGCTCGCACCCAGTACAAAGCGCCGCTTGCGAGAGGCAGACG ATCGTCTCAAAGCCGCGACAAGTCGTCTCAGAGCCGCTCGGCGTCCGTGGAGTCGTCGCGCGGCgtgtcgccgccgccgccgagagACTGCGGCGACCGGCGACGCCGCGCCAGGGCTTCAG AATCCATGTCGAGCAATGATTGTAATGATGAACCGTCCCCGCACGTGCCAGTTATTAGAAACCCTAGAAACTCTCAAAATAAGTCTTCAGGCGATGCCAACGTTAAAGCGCGGCAAGCTAGATTAGCAAGAGATCTTAGCAGCTCCAG actgGACGATGGTTACGACCCATTTGTATCAGCCGCTAGGCAAATGAAAGAGCTCCTGTCTTCAGATACCGATACTCCTAAAAAGATGCTTAACTCTTCCAAAGACCTCACCCGCACTCTTCCCATCCTCCGTCCTGCCAGGGACAAAGCTCCATTATCACAACTTCGCACTGAAAATTCCAAAATGATAAAAGACACTCTTAACAAAACATACCAAAAAACTCCTACCCTGCAGAGAATGAAATCTTTTGGAAGCACGAACAACGATAATAACACTAACACTAGCAGTTTCGGGGGTAGATGTAGCTCTTTTAGACTTAACAGAAATAATATAAAGCCTAGTCAAAAACTGAACACAACCTTTACTAAATCGAGTAAAGAAAATATTAGCATGACAGACAAAACAAACTTCAACCGCAACAGCAGCCTTAATAGATCATTCTCAAGCTACACCACATCTAATTATAGTACTCCAAAACCAAAAGATAAAATCCCGAAGATTGCAACATCTATGTACCATAGCTTCACGCGAACTACTATAAAACAGCctgtaaaacttgacaaaatAAAGAGAGATgaagaagaaaagaaaaatttcGTAAACCTAGATGCAATCCTTGCAGACGATAATTCGTCCATGACCGACAGTAATTACATCGATCCTAGACTTATTAATGAAAATGATAACTTGCCCATTAATGTAAACACAATTCTAAACAATCCCGACATTATCAGTAGTATGGAGTCCCTTCTTACCACAGAAAACTTGCCTTCTAAATTTGATTCTTTCAGCAAAACACATATTCCTAATTATGAACTAAACGGTAATATTGATTCACAAATCAAAGCGGAAAAAGACAAAGTCAACAACAACACTGATACTAATAAGCTGGTTGCTGCCCCGGTAGACAATTTAAGTGCCCAATACGACAAAATTATGTCTTCTTTGGAAGAAAGCATTGCGTCTAAAACGTTAGCTAGGGATGAGGAGTCTGTCTTCGAGGAATTTGACCTCGAAGAATTCATGACTACTTTTGACGAAGAAATTCATAAAAGGAAATCTGAAAACAAAAGAACTTGTAGTTCTACCACTAGGGTTGTGAAGCAGTCAGAGCTAAACGGTAGCAATAGGACTTCAACTTTTAGTAGTGTTAGCTCCACTCCTAGACACGTAAACCCCAATAGTAACGGTCTCAGTCTTACCCCAGTTACCAACAAGCCTTTTAATTTTAGCAGTAACAATATCGTGAGCGAAAACCTCTTCCCATCCTCCGTCAAACGTTCCACTTCCCTCCTCGACTCCATCCACAAGAAGGTCTCGAAAACGGAAAGCGGGAACACGCGGCATAAATCCGACCAACTCGAACAAGACATTATGCAATCCTTGAAAGAGTTCGACAAGTTATACGAATCCGAGAAGAACCAAATTAACCAATCTAATAGAGGTATCATCAATTACAATGCGCAAGTACACAACGGAACGGAAAAGGAATCGCGGAGTAAAACGCAGCGGAAAAGTGGGAAATCTGATAGCAATTCCAACGGGAACTACACGCCAAATGGGAAATCCAGCAACGACTCAGCTTATAGCAGGTTAGTCAG CTTAAATAGAATATCTCCTTCGAAACTAACGGTATGTCAAAAGGAGTTAAACGGTCCTTCGTCGTTGGAGCGAATACCGGCGGGCTCGGACTCCAGCGGGAGTGCTAAAGACGAAATACGGTCCGTCTCCAGCGAGGAGTTCCTAGCGATGGAGCGGTCGGCGGAGCTGGACGAGCCCATACCGCAGCCGGAACACGCGCCGTTCAAACAAGTCGAAAACCAAGTCCATG AGAAGCGTGTAAGCTCCCTGGGGTCGTCGCGGCGCGGGTCGTGGCGGCCGCGCGCCGACCTGAGCTCGAGCAGCTCGGAGGCGTCGCTGCACAAGGCGCCGCAGCGGCTGTCACGCTTCTGCCACGAGTGCGGCAGCCGCTTCCCCGTCGACACCGCCAAGTTCTGCATCGAGTGCGGCGTCAAGCGGCTCGCCGTCTAG